In Paramormyrops kingsleyae isolate MSU_618 chromosome 11, PKINGS_0.4, whole genome shotgun sequence, the genomic window AGCTGCTCGCTGTGTTCATTGCAGATGGGGGGGGCTCGTCCACCACGGCCACTGTGGAGATAAAGCTGAGGCAGACCAACGACTTCCCCCCTCTGCTGGTTCCCCCAGCGAGCAGGGACGTGTGCGCTGGCCGTGAGGCGCGTTCGGGCCTCTTCCTGAGCGCCCTGGATCTGGACATGTCCCCTCACGCCGAACCCTTCTCATTCAAGCTGGTGGATCACTCTGCCAGTAACTGGACCATCCAGAGGGTCAATGGTGAGGACTGGGCACTGACACCGCAGCCGTGGGGAGAGTTAACAGAGAGTATCAGTGTTTTAGTGACCGAGACTCAGCTCAGTTTCAACTGGTAAAACAACAAAATCTAAAACAACGTGGGACCATTAGCTGCCCACTCCGAATTAACCTCAGGAGAGTATAAAACATAATTTGgcaactgaaataaaaattgagAGTAACAGTACAACAGTCATATGTCACTTAATGACAGGTATACATTCTGAGAAATGTGTCATTAGGCAATTTCGCTATTGTGAGAACATCACAGAGTTTACTTACACTAACCTAATGTTATATCTTACTGCATACCTATGCTATATAGCGTAGTCTAAATAACgataaaaagtacagtatagtaaatacataaaccagtaacatagttGCGTATTATCTTTATCCAGTGCTGTTATTCCACTGTCGTACCTGTGGTCTTTCACTGAGTGAAATGCAGCATGTAACTGTATGCTGAAGGGGAATGTGCAGGCCTAGCAATACAGCCCTATTTATTACATGTTAATATATACACAgtaaaatgcatttcagttactgTCTTGAAGATAGTTGCTCTGCTAATTTCACATGGccgctcttttttttttttaactttaaatcTTACAATTCAACAAATTTAGTTCAAAAGTCTGATATTAGAACTGTACAAGGCCTTGTAATTTCCTTGTAgtttactctctctctctctctctttctctctctctctctccctctctctctcctccccccaGAGACCCACTCCTGGCTCTTCCCTCATTCAGAGGTGGAACCTGGTCTGTATTACATTCCCATCCGCGTGTCAGACATCGGCGGACTCTTCACACTCTCCATGCTCAACGTGACGGTGTGCAGGTGTGACGTCTCTGGGGTCTGTAACCCAGCAGCTGCAGCGTTCTTTGCCCCCCATGTAGGGATCAGCATCACCGCCCTGCTGGTTATCATCGGCAGTATTTTTCTCCTACTCCGTaagtaataatataaaaaaaaaatacacattactATACCGAAAAAATCTGTATGTTTGGAACACAGTCATGCGAAAATGGCATAATTTTAGTATGAGGtcttttgcattttcagttcgaattttaaaaagcaaaataaaaaaggtAAGACAAAAATGACTTCACATACTCTCATTCATCTCACTACTGCAGTAATGCTGCTCCTTGTGGTGGCAGTGAGGAACTGCAGATTGCGTCCCATCAAAAAAGGCAGTATTCTAAAAGGCGTGTCAGACGATGACATTCGCGACAATGTCCTGAACTACAACGAGCAGGGCGGCGGAGAGGAGGACGAGGTACGGCTCTGTCTGACAAGTTACGCCGGTTCTTTCAGAACTTCACCTGGCCTTGTTAAGCTTTTTGTGTTCAGTGGCAGATTATGTGCTCTGAAGTGCACAGAGGGAGGCTGTGACAGCTCCTTCAGTGCTGCTGCCATCAGGGCCTTTGGCTCTGCCCTAGGCTGAGCCGTCCAGCCACGTGCCTGCAGAGTGTAACAACACTCACATTCCCTTCTCCTTattcatctatttatttatggcatttatttattgatcGCAGTCAATTTGTACTGCATATTTTATACTGTTTGGTGTGTACATATCCATGTCAcactctatctatctatctatactGAGGCAGGCATTTTGCATGGCCACCTACCGAATTGAAAAAGGTCCTTCCTGTAATGAAGGCCTGGTACTTGCTGAGGGCCTAGGCTGCATCTTAGATATCGAACCTTCAGCTAATTGTATGAGGGAGCTACGCGGCAGCCTTCTCACTGCCAGTGCCCCGAtgtcccctccctccccagaaTGCTTACAACATTGAGCAGCTGAGAAACCCCAGCAAGCTGGTGCCGCCCTTCCCGGGGAGGGGCTCGGTGGCCGTGCCCGCCACCTTCTTCCCCCCAGCAGGCTCTGGTTTCCCCAGCGGTCGGCAGCCGCTCAGGAAGGACGCCCCTCACGATTTTCCCTCCCCTATGTATCCGCGGAAACCGCCGGCAGACCCCGCTGACATCGAGGACTTCATCAATGACGTAAGGGCGGTCAGTCTTGTCTAGCTAGTGGAGAATGAATAAATGCAGTCCCTGCAGTAGAGAATCACATGGCTGTACTATCTGCCCTGAGTATGACAAGGTTCATCTTCATCCTGTCACAGTGGTTTGGAAACTATTGCCAGaaatggaaagttcaggttcagaaagtacaggttcagaaagttcaggttcagaaagtacaaatccagatcaagattttgtttcaacgagccagttgagtattctgtgactgtgactctatatactcaactggttggctgaaacaaaatcttggtctggatttatactttctgaactttctacctctgACCCTTGCACTTTACCCAGGACGCTAActgttgcagttttttttttatgttaagaCATTTATTCTATTCTACTGTCTTGTTTAACATTATTACCATGTGTGTCTTCTGCACTGCCTCATTTTGCTTTGCATGCACACAATGACAATAGGGTTGACTGTGACTCTGATCCTAGGGCCTGGATGCTGCAGACAAAGACCCCAACATCCCCCCTTACGACACGGTGCTGATCTACGATTACGAAGGCGATGGCTCTGTGGCGGGCAGCCTGAGCACCATCGCCTCTGGGAGCTCTGATGAGGACCAGGACTATGACTACCTCAGTGACTGGGGGCCCCGCTTCAAGAAACTGGCTAACCTGTATGACCCACACTAAGGCCCTGATCTCTGTCTGCTATCGTGTTGGACTGGAACCTGGCACTCGTCTgtagtcatgtgacctggcTGAATTCACAGCTGAACTGACGGCACGATCCTTGCCCTGTTTGGTGCCCCACACCCACTGGCTCCCTCTGCTCAGGGACCCACTGCTTTTATCAGGAGagctgagcatgctgggaaatgacTCCTGTGTGACAATCCTTGTCATTGTGGGCTCTCTTTGTAACAGAATCGCAGCAACTGTAATGCTGGGTTGccaaaaacctgttttttaCTGCTAAATTTCTACTTGTACTGATAAGAGCACGTAGCCAAAATTCTTCCAGTATGTTTCTCATTAATTTACATTGCATACATTGTATCATATatgtatcattttttttgttttgcaatttTACCCACCGTGTTGATCTACAATTTACTTGCAAGTGGTTAGCAGCCTTGAATCCCCGTAGATGATGTGGCACACAGGAATGATTTAGATGGTGAATAAAGCAGGGCCACAGATGTTTGGGGTGATGTCCGGGCAGGACGGCACGGGATGCCAGGCGGGCCTgcggttggggaggggggcaggcacactgaaagctgggtcagTATCCaccattatttttaattattcctGAATGAACAGATGATGCCCATGTTTACACCGCAAAGTAACAAAACATTGCGCTGCTAGCCAGACCTTTTATCAACTGAGTataatttcaggtccagagagtaaaaatccagaccaggattttgtttcaaccaaccagttgagtactctgtgactgtgactctttatgctcagctggttggttgaaactaaatcttggctcggatttttactctctggacctgaaatctccaccgcTGCCAAACGGAAATACTGCGCAGCTACAAAGCTACTTCTTTCGGGAGCTGTGAGTGTGTAGTACTGCCTTCGCTTTCTGATAAACATGAACATAGTCAACCGAGCAGTCTAAGCAAGGGACAGAGCAGTCTTCATAGGTACTCGTTAGAGTTTGTCCATTGTTTTATTGTAGAAATTTTACTTATGCATTGTTTTATTACTTATacttattgtttttatatttaacaaTATACTTTTCTGTTTGATGCTGCAGTAAAattgaattattattaataaaacattttaaataaaaatttgccACAGTATTCTGCAGTCTGCTGAACATGACCAGTATCAAATTTTCCTTTCATAGAAACCATACTATATGTACCGATATTCTCCTTCAATATGCCATTAAAGGTAAGCTTTGTTTTGTTCATACCTTTAAATCTGCATATGTAAATTGTGTAACTATCAGTAAGATCTAATTCATATGGATTTCTAAGTTGTCACGTCactttaaatttcttacaaactATGCAATGTGTCCAAAGGCAAGTTGCTCAGAGTGAAATCCGTAATTCAATAGGTGAAGTCTGTCTGTCACACACTGGCAAAACAACTGCAAGTGCTCCATTTAGAAAGTTATAGTTGCACTGATAACTGCAGTGGCGACTGCTACTTTTTACAGGTATGCTGGTCATTAGAGGTAAAAGCTCAGCTGCAGTGGGGTGATCAGTGATTTGTGGGAACTGGAAGCAGAACTTCAGGATTCAATTCAGATGAAACTGGAAATATCTTACATGACCCATAGTCACCCGCCGCCCACATCCACAGAACTGCTACAGGATCCACAAAACCCCCAAGTCATAGCAAAATGACCTATAATCTATAATCCTAATCTATATAAACACTACGGATAGAGGAGGAGTCTTAGTTTTAGATGGAACATTGGATTTTGTGCGACAAAGTTCAGTCTTCCGTAACACCAAACAAATTTATTGCCAAATATTTATTACGCAAAATAGATTAAATGATTCATTTAAATTACATACTTTGAACAGATGCATCAGCTGTTCTGGCCAACGCAGCTGATTAAGCTGACAGCCCTCTCACGATAGCGCCCCCTGGCTGTTGCAGGCACAGACGAACCAGAAGCTACAATGCACCCTTAGTGCAGTACTATCTGCGGCCACCAGGAGTGCTGTTTAGCTCACACAGCATCATGACAGGCTGTGGATGCGGGGTTCATGCAGGTCCCAGGCTAAGATCCTCGTCTTCCTCCTTGCGGGGGGGGCGTCTGGGCCTGCGCGGCTCATCCTCCCCCGTGTCCTGCTTGTCCTTCTCTGCCTCGATCCAGCTCTGGGGGGCGATCATCTTCTTGGGCCCGTGGGGTGGGGGCCCCAGCAGGGCCTCTATGTCGTCGTAGTTCACCACCTCGCGCTCCAGCAGGGCACTGGCCAGCTGGCAGAGAGCAAAGGGTTACTAGCTGATACACATTGGCAGGATATCAGCAGCAGATTAATCTCACCGGTCTAATTCATCCAGATGCAGGAATGAGGAGATGAGAAGCTCTTACCACTATCAGCTTATCCCTGTTATCTAGGAGTAGCTTCTCCGTCTGCCTATATGCCCGTGAAATCAACATCTTCGCCTCCTGAAACAGCAAAAACACGCGGCAAATCCAGTCAAGTTCGGCGGTGGTTCCAAACTTCACACATGACATTCTGGTCACTTACAACTGTAAAAACTTTGGTTTTAAATCTCAATTTcagtaatattaataaaaaatgcacaaaaaaaaaactgacaggcAAGTGAACAATGGAACAGGGCTACAGCCAATCACCCACATGGTCCATCTGATGCTGGAGGCCCTGACTGAAAGGCCGGCGGCCAATGGCGCCCTCTTCCTCCGTTTCAGGGAAGGACACCTGGCCCACGCTGGGCACCATGCCATACTGCTTCACCATGGAGTAGGCCACGCGAGTCACCTTGCGGAGGTCGtcctgggctcctttgatcgaCGGCAGAGAATTAGGGGGTGTTGATGGGTTTGCTGGAGCCAAGAGGCGTGACGGACGAACCCTGGACGGACGAAATGACGGCGCCGGATTCTCACCTGTGGTGACCTTGTTGAATGTGATGGCTTCCGCCGCCCGGCCGCCCAGTGCCATGCACATTCTCTCAAAGAGCTGTTCCTTGGTGAAGAGGTACTGGTCGCGGGGCAGGATTTGGGCGAATCCCAGGGCTGCGTTTGTGCGAGGTGCAATAGACACCTGTGGGGCGGAACCAGTGCCAGGTGCTGATTGGTAATTACTGCTTGTGCTTTGTGAGATACCGCTAAGAGAAAATGACATGAGTGGCTTTGCGGGACCACAGCAGACCCACGCCGCTTGGAGCTCCCCCCCTACCACACGAAGAGCGTCACCCCAGTCCTCCACCCTCAAGAGCCATGTCATGAATTCCTCTACTAACCTGAAGCCTCTTGATGTTCCCTGACTGTTCTTAAGGTTGCACTTCTGGTTATTGAATAGTCTTACAAGGTTCTTACTTTGTCTGGTAGACGTTGTGTAATTTCATTATGTAACCCCCAGACACACTAGTTACTCCCCAACGCTGcctgtatgttgctttgggcAAAAGCGCCTGCTAAATATGAGTGGGAGGAGCTACCTTCATGACAGCTTCTGTGTGCTCCAGCAGCCAGCCCACCAGGGCGTGGCCAGACTCATGGACGGCCACCACCTTCTGCTCCTCCTTTGACAGGATTTTGCTTTTCTTCACACTCCCTGCAAAGgcgcccccacacacacacacacacagacacacacacacagagatatcTCAGATATAAGACCTCAGTAAGGAGCCTGTCTCCGTGGTGATGGTTGCTAAGTGGTAGTACCCGCAATGACCCTCTCCACGGCGTATTCGAAGCTGAAGGTATCGATGGACTTGTAGCCCTCCCGGGCAGCGTGCAGCGCAGCCTCATTGCAGATGTTGGCGATGTCGGCCCCTACAGTCGCAGGAGATCAGACGTACAATGGCAGGTTTTCACTGGATCACGCTTGTTTAAACACACCGTTCACGGCGGAAGTCGTTTATGTTAATGACAGCGACAGCTCCTTCAGGATATTTGTACACTTATGCCTTAAATTACAATAACATACACTTCCCCTTGCATGGGAAACCACTTCCTTTTATGCCACTGCTCATGAGTCATTCAAGATAAACCCACGTCCCATCAAAAATACTCCGATAAGTGTGTATCCCAAACAAGAGCATAGCGATGGTTTCAACactggtagggaccaaatcagccccaaatGCCTTGCCCCTCTAAACATACACGGTGCTCACACAAAATTGGTAAGGACACatccaaatctacacccttgaTCCCAACCTCCAAAGTACTAAACTGACAGGAAAGTTGGCAGGTAGAATTTACAGGCACTCACATAAACAGTGCAAATGATCTAGTAGTATAATTTGCTCAACATTTTAGATTTAGGTGTAGATGCCAGATTGCAACCTGGTGTAGAGTGTAAACAAAGGACCATTAACGGCATGATTACCGCTAAACCCAGGGGTAAGTTCTGCCAGGCGCAGAGAGTAAAAATCAGCTGGCTGGGTCAGCTTCAGGATCTTCAGGTGCTGCTCGAAGATCTCCTTCCTCTCCTGTGtttcaaacacacacatggaaccattGAATTGCTACGGAGCCTATCTGTGATGGCCAACAGAACATAAGCCCAGAGGTTAGGAGATGTGAACCTGCAGAGTGGGAAGGTCGATGAATATATGCCTGTCCAGCCTCCCTGGTCTCATCAGTGCGTTGTCCAAGATGTCTGCCCGGTTGGTGGAGGCCAGCACAATCACATGGTCTGTGGTTCCCATTCCTGGGGAATGTTCAGACATTTGTTCCTACCATTCTAGATGTTTATGATATTTAATGTTACTTGATCTTCTCCCAGACAACATTACCTTCATAAATTACCTGAAATACACAGGTAATACACGACTCCTGAGATATTCATTAAAACCTCATTAGACTTGACTTTTTAGCTTTTCAGAAACAAATCATGTAAGATGCATTTCTATGGGAATTAACTGAACAAACTTTACATTATTACAATCTTACCACCCAAACAGCTTTTGCGGGACTTGTCCCCTCTTACCGTCCATCTCAACCAACAGCTGATTAAGGGTCTGCTCCTCCTCCGTGTTGGAGAAGCCCGACATGTTTGTGGAGCGTTTTTTCCCCACCGCGTCGATCTCGTCGATGTACACGATGCACGGGGCACGGGCACGGGCCTCCTTGAACAGACTGCGAACCCTGGCAGCGCCCAGTCCTGCGCACAATGGCAGACAGCGATCGCCATGCTACCAGGGGGCACTCAAGGCAGAAGGCATCGGTGCACCCACTTGCTAAGAGAAATGCTCTATTCAAAAGTGCACTGCTGTGCCATCAGGTCAAGGCACGACAGAAACACAACTTGAGAAACGTATGTTTTCTCCTTTATAAGTTGTTCTGTAACTTAGACAAATGAGCCGCTACAATTGGTCCAAGACTCACCTCCGATGACCTCCACGAACTCTGACCCTGCCATGGCTAGGAAGGGCACTTGAGCTTCCGTGGCAACAGCCTTAGCCAGCAGAGTCTTGCCACAGCCTGGGGGCCCCAGCAGAAGCGAACCCTTGGGGACTTTTGCCCCCAGCTGGAGGTATCTGTCTGGGTTCTGCCAACAGTAAAAAACACAAGCACTGGATGTTTAAAATGGCAGATTCTTCTAGCTTAAAAATGGAAAACTAGCTTAAAAACATCCTTCCCGTACCTTCAGGTAATCTACAAACTCCTTCACCTCCATCTTTGCTTCATGCATGCCAGCCACGTCTTTGAAACTTACTCCTTTCCCAGACTTGCCATCCACGATCGTAAATCTGGCCATTTTCAGTTGGTTCTATTACAAGATGGACAAGTATGAGGACAGAAATCCCTTCCCTCAAAATTGGACTGGCTGGAAGCATGTCCCGTAGCTGTACTTACAAATGCACCGAATCCACCCTCCCTGCCGGCCAGGCCCGCCAACCGAAAGATGTACCACAAGATGGCCACACCAATGGCCGCCATGCCCAGAGCATAGAGAGCGCTGTGCCAGAATAGGAAGGGAAGCAAAGTGTGTGCAAACTTCTGAAAACAACCTATCTTAAGCAACAGTGCAGCTATTAGCAACATATATACAGATGGAGTACTGAATCACAATCAGATAGTTATGGAACTCTTCTGGAATGCTGCATAAAAACCACCCACACCAATCGGTAGAAGCTGTATTTTGAGAGGCAGGAAACTCACTTCCCAAAAAACCCAGTCCGCTTATATGAGACGGGAATCCTGTCTTTGGCATCAATGTTCAGGTCATCCTCTGCAGTCCGTAGCTTCTCCTCAAACTTGTCGATGTTGGCCACTTGCATGCGGTACATCAGCGCCAGCCTCTGTGAGAGTGAGAACCCTCTGTTTGCTTTGCAGGGTTCACGAGTGCCATGATAGACGTACAATCCTCAAATTCTGCATGGAGTTCCACTGTGTGGGCTATCGTACACAGTACCCATGATGCCTTGCACATTAATAAAAGCAACATATTGACAAAATGATGTCGACTGTGGAGAGGCTGACCGGTCTGCCGAAGATGACTGCTCCAGGATGCAGGTAGATTTCCACAATGTCGCTCTCTGGGACCACCTGCACACGAGACACCTCCCCCTTGGCCAGCATCTCATTGACAAAGTCGTTCCAGGAGATGTTGCCACCGCTGCTATTGATGGTGTTCAGCACACTCATGATGAGGGCGATGATGAAGAGCATACGAAGGCGTTCTCGATACATCTGGTCCTCCCGCTCACGACGTTTCTTATCCTCTGAAGAAAAGTGCAGGAAGTCAAATTTGCTAATTGGTTGATGACACTGGAGAGACTTTTTCGATAACTTTGATCTTATATGTTCTTCATCATACCCACCTTCATCTTCTTCAGTAGGTTTTCCTTGCGCCCCATCGCTTTTCTTTTTGTCTCTTCTATACTGGGAAGTACTAAAATAATTTATGGCACCTTAAAATAAATAGATGAACAAATGTTAGCCTGAGAACCCAATAATAAAAAATGCTGAAATCATCACTGAACTGTTTGAAATGGGCTTGTATATTTACCTAAAATGTTCCATAATCCAACTGGGTTTTTGGTTAGCTGTTGTTTAATGAGGTTATTGCTAATTCCAAGTAATCCAGGACTCAGCGGTCTGTACAGTATTTGCTGCAATGCATAAACAAAAATCCGTAtaacatattaaaaataatatttttttaataagtcAAAAAGACCGCCAATAGGATTCTCTCGCTGCAGATTTTGAAACTACAGATCGGACAGCAGATTCACTGGTGGAGCAACATGACTGAAATGTTAATCCTCCAACCTTGACAGCTGTGCAGTCCTTCAGGAATCGACATTAACGACAGCACTCGCTTTGAATGAACAGTAAACTAGTCATCTACCTGCAAAAGTCCGGCGTTGAAGCCATGGCTCTGTTGTTTCACAAATGACCTCTGGAGAAGGGAGCTGGTGGAGACGTCGCGGTTTATGCACAGAACATCCTTCGATAAAGGGGGCAGTCTGGTGTGGCTCTTTAGGATATTAAAGTTTCCCGAAAGCGAGCCTTTCTTCGCGGAGGAAAATACCCAAAAGGACCTGCTCTTCATATTTCGGCAGAATCTGCTATTCAGGAGCAAGAGTAATGCGGCCATATTAAAGGAAAATATTAGTGCATTGTCGgtggtaattacattaataaaaaagcatgttaacaaactgaggtaGGTCGTTATACAGACATTACTAAAACATTCCTCTAATATTTTATATCCGTTATGTTCTTTAGCTACGCATCTGACGCTATCCACCTAGCCGTCTACTCCGCCCCTCTGCCTTGAACTTTCACCTTTGTGTTGtcaaatcaaaataaatggCGACGTAATTCGGTTTATTTGACTCCTCATTGTATATTTACTATTTACATGTAAAacagtcatttatttaaaacgTTTCAACAGCCGCCGTTctgttatttaaaatgttattaaatc contains:
- the spg7 gene encoding mitochondrial inner membrane m-AAA protease component paraplegin, giving the protein MKSRSFWVFSSAKKGSLSGNFNILKSHTRLPPLSKDVLCINRDVSTSSLLQRSFVKQQSHGFNAGLLQQILYRPLSPGLLGISNNLIKQQLTKNPVGLWNILGAINYFSTSQYRRDKKKSDGAQGKPTEEDEEDKKRREREDQMYRERLRMLFIIALIMSVLNTINSSGGNISWNDFVNEMLAKGEVSRVQVVPESDIVEIYLHPGAVIFGRPRLALMYRMQVANIDKFEEKLRTAEDDLNIDAKDRIPVSYKRTGFFGNALYALGMAAIGVAILWYIFRLAGLAGREGGFGAFNQLKMARFTIVDGKSGKGVSFKDVAGMHEAKMEVKEFVDYLKNPDRYLQLGAKVPKGSLLLGPPGCGKTLLAKAVATEAQVPFLAMAGSEFVEVIGGLGAARVRSLFKEARARAPCIVYIDEIDAVGKKRSTNMSGFSNTEEEQTLNQLLVEMDGMGTTDHVIVLASTNRADILDNALMRPGRLDRHIFIDLPTLQERKEIFEQHLKILKLTQPADFYSLRLAELTPGFSGADIANICNEAALHAAREGYKSIDTFSFEYAVERVIAGSVKKSKILSKEEQKVVAVHESGHALVGWLLEHTEAVMKVSIAPRTNAALGFAQILPRDQYLFTKEQLFERMCMALGGRAAEAITFNKVTTGAQDDLRKVTRVAYSMVKQYGMVPSVGQVSFPETEEEGAIGRRPFSQGLQHQMDHEAKMLISRAYRQTEKLLLDNRDKLIVLASALLEREVVNYDDIEALLGPPPHGPKKMIAPQSWIEAEKDKQDTGEDEPRRPRRPPRKEEDEDLSLGPA